One window from the genome of Ancylothrix sp. D3o encodes:
- a CDS encoding response regulator produces the protein MNPAPALTKSSQYIQDEELRTTFKIACEEHLQKLDAGLLYLEKNPNDPRQIEAMLREAHSIKGDAGMLGLPDISTLAHQLENILNSVTKGEISITPNICDQMSEVLDTIRQLVSEAVTGIPSNINIAAIHHQASPPAPPRTEETITLAPPPIQPEKNTPHHPNTDNYRIESIRVETRNLDALMTLGGELTVTKIRVAHRLSDLENIVNLWEEWSRNVFINRFTLDEIQRTTNTNALKQVQNFHQSYEQHLEQLGLLVESLKSSLYEDSTRLDVISSELEEGIRTLRLLPLSTIFNLFPRLVRDLARQQEKQVELIIEGGETRADKRILEEMKDPLTHILRNAIDHGIELPADRIAAGKSPIATIRLHGYQTANHIILEISDDGRGLDIEAIKRTALKRGVCREEELASLSDHQIHSLIFSPGFSTRTFVTEVSGRGVGLDVVRTNVERLKGTIQVESSPGKGCTLRLKLCTTLATAHVLLVAVNNIPYAIPVEFVEMARLLPVDDIFTIEGRDTMILDNQAISIARLADLLELPTPAESPLFSNNQNLSCIILKIGQERLGVIVDGLLDEQDVVLKSQSKLLQRVRNVSGTTILGTGEVCVVLNPQDLIKSVQRQSRTIIPTLPTDTAKQKQVILLVEDSIATRTQEKRILESAGYEVITAVDGLDGYTKLRERRFDAVVSDIQMPNLDGLGLTQKIRQHKEYLELPIILVTSLASDEDKRRGASAGASAYITKNAFNQEVLIETLKRLI, from the coding sequence ATTAACCCAGCACCAGCCCTCACAAAAAGCAGCCAATATATCCAAGATGAAGAACTGCGAACCACATTTAAAATAGCCTGTGAAGAACACTTACAAAAACTAGATGCAGGATTACTTTACCTAGAAAAAAATCCCAACGATCCCAGACAAATAGAAGCAATGTTGCGGGAAGCCCACAGCATAAAAGGTGATGCAGGGATGCTAGGACTCCCAGACATCAGCACCCTTGCCCACCAACTAGAGAATATTCTTAACAGCGTCACCAAAGGTGAAATTTCCATTACCCCTAACATTTGCGATCAAATGTCAGAGGTATTAGACACCATACGTCAACTCGTTAGCGAAGCCGTTACCGGCATTCCTAGTAATATAAACATCGCCGCAATTCATCATCAAGCCTCCCCACCGGCACCCCCTAGAACCGAAGAAACCATAACACTAGCTCCCCCCCCCATCCAACCTGAAAAAAACACTCCCCATCATCCAAACACAGACAACTATCGCATCGAAAGCATTCGAGTTGAAACGCGAAATCTTGACGCCTTAATGACACTTGGAGGAGAACTAACCGTTACCAAAATTCGCGTCGCCCACCGGCTCAGCGACCTCGAAAATATTGTAAATTTATGGGAAGAATGGAGTCGGAATGTTTTTATCAACCGCTTCACCCTCGATGAAATTCAGCGAACCACCAACACCAACGCACTTAAACAAGTTCAAAACTTCCACCAATCCTATGAACAACACCTCGAACAACTAGGATTACTCGTCGAAAGCCTCAAAAGTTCACTTTACGAAGACAGCACCCGACTTGATGTTATTTCCTCCGAACTCGAAGAAGGAATCCGCACCCTACGCCTATTACCTTTATCAACAATATTTAACTTATTTCCCCGCCTAGTTCGGGATTTGGCCAGACAGCAAGAAAAACAAGTTGAATTAATCATTGAAGGCGGCGAAACCAGGGCTGATAAACGCATTTTAGAAGAAATGAAAGACCCCCTGACTCATATTCTCCGAAATGCGATAGATCACGGAATTGAATTACCGGCAGATCGCATTGCTGCGGGGAAATCTCCAATCGCTACCATCCGTTTGCACGGATACCAAACCGCCAACCATATCATCCTAGAAATTTCTGATGACGGACGCGGTTTAGATATCGAAGCCATTAAACGCACTGCCCTTAAACGTGGAGTTTGTCGAGAAGAAGAACTTGCCAGCCTAAGCGACCATCAAATTCATTCTCTGATTTTCTCTCCCGGCTTTTCAACCCGCACTTTTGTAACCGAAGTTTCCGGCAGAGGTGTCGGTTTAGATGTAGTACGCACAAACGTAGAACGTCTAAAAGGCACAATTCAAGTAGAATCTAGCCCCGGTAAAGGTTGCACTTTACGCCTCAAACTTTGCACAACTCTGGCAACCGCTCATGTTTTGCTAGTAGCGGTTAATAATATCCCTTATGCAATTCCTGTGGAATTTGTAGAAATGGCTCGACTTTTACCCGTCGATGACATTTTTACCATTGAAGGGCGAGACACGATGATTTTAGATAATCAAGCAATCTCTATTGCCCGACTTGCAGATTTACTCGAATTACCTACACCAGCAGAAAGCCCACTTTTTAGTAATAATCAAAATTTATCTTGTATTATCCTTAAAATCGGGCAAGAGCGTTTGGGTGTAATTGTGGATGGTTTGCTAGATGAGCAAGATGTTGTCTTGAAATCTCAAAGCAAATTATTGCAGCGGGTGCGAAATGTCTCTGGGACAACCATTCTCGGCACCGGCGAAGTTTGTGTGGTTCTCAATCCCCAAGATTTAATTAAGTCCGTACAAAGACAATCCCGCACTATCATCCCAACACTGCCAACCGACACAGCGAAACAAAAACAAGTTATTTTATTAGTAGAAGACTCTATCGCCACCCGCACTCAAGAAAAACGCATCCTCGAAAGTGCCGGTTATGAAGTCATCACCGCAGTCGATGGCTTAGATGGCTACACCAAACTCAGAGAACGCCGTTTTGATGCCGTAGTTTCTGATATTCAAATGCCGAATCTTGACGGCTTAGGACTAACTCAAAAAATCCGTCAGCACAAAGAATATTTAGAATTGCCAATTATTTTGGTAACATCTTTGGCTTCGGATGAAGATAAGCGACGAGGCGCTTCTGCCGGTGCATCTGCATACATCACAAAAAATGCTTTTAACCAAGAGGTACTCATTGAAACCTTAAAAAGGCTCATTTAA
- the cheB gene encoding chemotaxis-specific protein-glutamate methyltransferase CheB: protein MTKDIRVLLVEDSPVATTIFKRMLSTSPDIIVVGCARTGTEGLAMIPHLQPHVICTDLHMPQMDGLEFTQEVMAKFPRPILVISSSVQPENTHNVFKLLQAGAVEVFPKPRGAIGENYETTRAELISKIRILSGVAVFTRRRRPVASESTPLPPKSTTGSKPGNARSGVSAGVGLSVRAKVSQPPRTVVSPTPGTRLPPDQKGVDAPAPTTRTPIKIVGVGASTGGPQALYTILTSFPANFPVPLICVQHISEGFLQGLVDWLNAECAMTVKIASPGEWPQPGTIYFPPERYHLELNSQGRFNCSSAPPCSGHRPSVTVTFNSLAKIYGSKAMAILLTGMGRDGADGMQAISRAGGLTIAQDEKTSVVFGMPKEAIALNAASLVLPVNEIAPMILNKLGRETE, encoded by the coding sequence ATGACAAAGGACATCCGAGTTTTATTAGTAGAAGACTCTCCTGTTGCCACGACAATTTTTAAACGAATGCTGAGCACATCTCCTGATATTATCGTCGTGGGATGTGCCCGCACCGGCACCGAAGGATTAGCCATGATTCCCCATTTGCAGCCCCACGTTATCTGTACCGATTTACATATGCCGCAAATGGATGGGCTCGAATTTACCCAAGAAGTTATGGCAAAATTTCCCCGTCCAATTTTAGTGATCAGTTCTTCGGTTCAGCCAGAAAATACCCACAATGTTTTTAAATTACTTCAAGCCGGTGCTGTTGAAGTATTTCCTAAGCCTCGCGGTGCCATTGGCGAAAATTATGAAACAACTCGCGCTGAGTTAATTAGTAAAATTAGAATTCTCAGTGGTGTCGCTGTTTTTACCCGCCGCCGCAGACCAGTCGCCAGCGAGTCTACACCCCTCCCCCCTAAAAGCACTACGGGCAGTAAACCTGGGAACGCTCGGTCGGGAGTAAGTGCCGGCGTCGGTTTATCCGTCCGTGCCAAAGTCTCTCAGCCCCCCCGAACCGTAGTCTCGCCAACACCCGGCACCCGCCTCCCCCCCGACCAGAAGGGCGTAGACGCGCCAGCCCCTACAACCCGCACTCCCATAAAAATTGTCGGGGTCGGTGCATCCACCGGCGGGCCCCAAGCCCTCTATACAATTCTCACAAGTTTTCCGGCTAATTTTCCCGTTCCCCTTATATGTGTGCAGCACATAAGTGAGGGGTTTTTACAGGGATTGGTGGATTGGTTAAATGCTGAATGTGCAATGACAGTGAAAATTGCTAGTCCGGGTGAATGGCCTCAACCAGGAACGATTTATTTTCCGCCAGAACGCTATCATTTAGAACTCAACTCCCAAGGCCGGTTTAATTGTTCTTCGGCTCCACCCTGTAGCGGTCATCGGCCCTCTGTCACCGTTACTTTTAACTCTCTCGCCAAAATTTACGGCTCAAAAGCAATGGCAATTTTGCTCACCGGCATGGGAAGAGACGGCGCCGATGGTATGCAAGCGATAAGTCGGGCCGGTGGACTCACCATTGCTCAAGATGAAAAAACATCTGTGGTGTTTGGAATGCCTAAAGAAGCCATTGCACTAAATGCCGCTTCTTTGGTGTTGCCGGTCAATGAAATTGCCCCGATGATTTTGAATAAATTGGGAAGAGAAACTGAGTAA